One window from the genome of Rariglobus hedericola encodes:
- a CDS encoding CDP-alcohol phosphatidyltransferase family protein — MRSDVPTYSYTCVDRSLLVRPFCRYFVHWFVVWMPPAVPANLLTLGSSACMWVMLAMALAADNAAVLAPAFLILMAGYVIYDHADGMHSRRTGTSSPLGEYLDHFTDVFHGAIAVVVMFLVAGRADSAVCLIVLWAVLMAGAATMAEERERKELYFGLTGPLEAMLLTLVFFASWCWPGAAEWWHAPLVGGRTVFECVMIAGAIGSVMTSAACVLRIKRLPAGLAAYALMSALLCARGLYFDVTWWETALLLTLHGADYTGRVIAGHLLGTKRPWPDFVVPILMLGVSLCGVPSMVWAWGAAAYLASRVVRSTGGMLMVFGHHWRWLNPPAVVVNDAVKN; from the coding sequence ATGCGTTCAGACGTGCCGACCTACAGCTACACTTGCGTGGACCGCTCGTTGCTGGTGCGTCCGTTCTGCCGTTATTTTGTGCATTGGTTCGTCGTTTGGATGCCGCCGGCGGTGCCGGCCAATCTGCTGACGCTGGGATCCTCGGCTTGCATGTGGGTGATGCTGGCGATGGCGCTGGCGGCGGATAACGCTGCGGTGCTGGCGCCCGCCTTTTTGATTTTGATGGCCGGTTATGTGATCTACGACCATGCGGACGGCATGCATTCGCGGCGCACGGGCACGAGCAGTCCGCTCGGTGAATACCTAGATCATTTCACCGATGTTTTTCACGGGGCGATCGCGGTGGTGGTCATGTTTCTGGTGGCAGGCCGCGCCGACTCGGCCGTGTGCCTCATCGTGCTGTGGGCGGTGTTGATGGCCGGTGCGGCGACGATGGCCGAGGAAAGGGAGCGCAAGGAGCTCTATTTCGGGCTGACCGGGCCCCTCGAGGCCATGTTGCTCACGCTGGTGTTTTTCGCGAGCTGGTGCTGGCCGGGTGCGGCGGAGTGGTGGCACGCGCCGCTGGTGGGCGGGCGCACGGTGTTCGAGTGCGTGATGATCGCCGGTGCGATCGGAAGTGTGATGACCTCGGCCGCCTGCGTGCTGCGTATCAAGCGACTGCCAGCCGGACTGGCGGCCTATGCTCTCATGAGCGCGTTGCTGTGCGCGCGGGGTTTGTATTTCGATGTGACGTGGTGGGAGACGGCGCTCCTGTTGACGCTCCACGGAGCCGATTACACAGGCCGTGTGATCGCGGGGCACTTGCTCGGAACGAAACGGCCGTGGCCGGATTTTGTGGTGCCGATCTTGATGCTCGGCGTCTCGCTGTGCGGGGTGCCCTCGATGGTGTGGGCCTGGGGTGCGGCGGCTTACCTGGCTTCCCGCGTCGTGCGCTCAACCGGCGGCATGCTGATGGTGTTCGGGCATCATTGGCGCTGGCTGAATCCGCCGGCGGTGGTCGTCAACGATGCGGTCAAGAACTGA
- a CDS encoding glucosamine inositolphosphorylceramide transferase family protein: MISLLRHIHGTFLSGWWRWQKEHYDVFAGPQKGPLSRVRAPFGCYFADPFLHFHAGEYWLLMEQFLYSKNRGRLVARRASGGPVIPITLAGPGHASFPCVFEEGGHLYLIPETGNTGTLDLYICERFPDQWRLVRRLADNLDAADTVPLRHAGRWWLLTSIRRSRADDGHRSWAIFHTDNLLTGELIPHPVNDERRHAESPFSAGRNAGAVIPMPDGRLLRPFHDSHRYYGENLGWTRIDMLTPSTFIETVLTETPVEFTALPKLPLHHVSTHSGWMACDTRNRIPYGINRGK, from the coding sequence ATGATCTCTCTACTCCGACACATTCACGGCACATTTCTTTCCGGTTGGTGGCGCTGGCAGAAAGAACACTATGATGTTTTCGCCGGTCCGCAGAAAGGCCCCCTGTCACGCGTGCGGGCTCCGTTCGGATGCTACTTTGCCGATCCCTTTCTTCATTTTCATGCGGGTGAATACTGGCTCCTGATGGAACAGTTTTTGTATTCAAAAAACCGCGGGCGTCTCGTGGCGCGACGGGCATCCGGCGGTCCCGTGATCCCCATCACACTCGCCGGACCGGGCCATGCGTCCTTCCCCTGCGTCTTCGAAGAGGGCGGACACCTTTACCTCATCCCCGAGACCGGCAACACCGGCACGCTCGACCTCTATATTTGCGAACGTTTTCCCGATCAATGGCGGCTCGTGCGCCGGCTGGCCGACAACCTGGATGCCGCTGACACCGTGCCGCTCCGCCATGCCGGACGTTGGTGGTTGCTCACCTCGATCCGCCGGTCGCGCGCCGATGACGGACATCGTTCCTGGGCAATTTTCCACACGGACAATCTCCTCACCGGCGAATTGATCCCGCATCCGGTGAACGACGAACGCCGCCACGCCGAATCGCCTTTCTCCGCCGGCCGCAACGCCGGAGCGGTCATCCCCATGCCCGATGGCCGCCTGCTGCGCCCGTTTCACGACAGCCACCGTTACTACGGTGAAAACCTGGGCTGGACGCGAATCGACATGCTTACGCCGTCCACATTTATCGAGACCGTGCTCACCGAAACACCGGTGGAATTTACGGCTTTGCCGAAGCTCCCGCTGCACCATGTTTCCACTCATTCGGGATGGATGGCCTGCGACACCCGCAATCGCATCCCCTACGGAATCAATCGCGGGAAATAA
- a CDS encoding VTT domain-containing protein yields MSNHSQPVPGSPSRRLIAGIVLALVVAAVVWIFRAELKSVAGGGIETIRAAGPVPYFVAMALLPLPLAWFTVPAGELFAGQLTVPGVIAACMVAVLVQLSLSYVVARYALRPMVERLLHGRGYKVPQVTPANAVSVVMLVRVLPGPPMILGSCLLALARTPFAIYLLLSALVALPWVCAGVIFGQGLLSGRFAPAAAGAGLLIVLVIAVRLFRRRWKSRGEATLISRD; encoded by the coding sequence ATGTCGAACCATTCGCAGCCTGTCCCAGGCAGTCCGTCCCGCAGGCTGATCGCTGGCATCGTCCTCGCCTTGGTGGTCGCGGCCGTGGTGTGGATATTTCGTGCCGAGCTGAAGAGCGTGGCGGGCGGGGGAATCGAAACGATCCGCGCGGCCGGACCGGTTCCGTATTTTGTGGCGATGGCCTTGCTGCCGTTGCCGCTGGCCTGGTTCACGGTGCCCGCGGGCGAGTTGTTTGCCGGACAGCTCACGGTGCCGGGCGTCATCGCGGCGTGCATGGTTGCGGTGCTGGTGCAGCTTTCGCTGAGCTATGTGGTAGCAAGGTATGCCCTGCGACCGATGGTGGAGCGGTTGTTGCACGGTCGCGGTTACAAGGTTCCCCAAGTGACGCCCGCCAATGCCGTGAGCGTGGTCATGCTGGTGAGAGTGCTGCCCGGACCACCGATGATTTTGGGTAGCTGCCTGCTCGCGCTGGCAAGGACGCCGTTCGCGATCTACCTGCTGTTGTCCGCGCTGGTTGCGCTGCCCTGGGTATGCGCTGGGGTGATATTTGGCCAGGGACTTTTAAGTGGTCGTTTCGCGCCGGCGGCCGCGGGGGCGGGCCTGCTGATCGTTTTGGTGATCGCCGTGCGGTTGTTCCGCCGGCGCTGGAAGTCGAGAGGCGAGGCGACGCTTATTTCCCGCGATTGA
- a CDS encoding Stealth CR1 domain-containing protein, which translates to MSTPDSSIDVVYTWVDGTRPDYLEQLGRHAKGTRDLNPERYRDAYDCLRHSLRSLELHAPWVRNVYLVTCRPQVPAWLRIDHPRLRIVHHDEIMSADVAQPTFNSNVIECSLHKLPGISKRFIYFNDDYFLGSPATLEDFQTADGRIKIFGTLVGERARRLVYEKQPVYFGLVEHGPILIDCDEWAEMQRLVYDELKGFLQHRFRTPADFRPERLYRWHLLTHRRAQTRIVPFWEYLRHSAFHKIKPGPARQRLLLDRIARRRPRFLCLNDDLGFPADPAVIAEVRSFLARMFPQPSSFETGAPS; encoded by the coding sequence ATGTCCACTCCCGACTCCTCCATCGACGTCGTCTACACCTGGGTCGATGGCACGCGTCCCGATTATCTGGAGCAGCTGGGCCGTCACGCCAAAGGCACGCGCGATCTCAACCCCGAGCGTTACCGCGATGCTTACGACTGCCTGCGCCACAGCCTGCGCTCTCTAGAACTGCACGCGCCTTGGGTGCGCAACGTCTACCTCGTCACCTGTCGCCCCCAAGTGCCCGCGTGGCTGCGAATCGATCACCCGCGTCTGCGTATCGTGCACCACGACGAGATCATGTCGGCCGATGTCGCCCAGCCCACTTTCAACAGCAACGTCATCGAGTGCTCTCTCCATAAACTGCCGGGCATCTCGAAGCGTTTCATCTATTTCAACGACGACTACTTCCTCGGCTCCCCGGCCACTCTGGAGGATTTTCAAACCGCCGACGGTCGCATCAAAATCTTTGGCACCCTCGTCGGCGAACGCGCCCGCCGACTCGTTTACGAAAAACAACCCGTCTACTTCGGCTTGGTTGAACACGGTCCCATCCTTATCGACTGCGATGAATGGGCCGAGATGCAGCGGCTCGTTTACGATGAATTAAAGGGGTTCCTTCAGCACCGCTTTCGCACGCCCGCCGATTTTCGCCCGGAGCGGCTCTACCGCTGGCACCTTTTAACGCACCGCCGCGCACAGACGCGGATCGTCCCGTTCTGGGAATACCTGCGCCATTCCGCGTTTCACAAGATCAAGCCCGGTCCCGCCCGCCAGCGGCTCCTGCTCGATCGCATCGCCCGCCGCCGTCCGCGCTTCCTCTGCCTCAACGATGACCTCGGTTTCCCCGCCGATCCCGCAGTGATTGCGGAGGTCCGGTCATTTCTCGCCCGGATGTTTCCTCAACCTTCGTCGTTCGAGACCGGCGCACCTTCGTAA
- a CDS encoding glycosyltransferase family 4 protein yields the protein MRVLLTTPYDLAVPGGVNRHALDLLETLLRKGIEVRLIGPSSAETPEIANPSIHRIGRIWVGALNGARSRVTLDLGIGTEVKRLIRDFRPDVIHLQEPFLPTLNTFALIHAGGARTVGTFHTYSETSRGYLWAWPWCRWVNRRLDARVAVSASAREFATRWHPRPFAVVPNGVRLPDAAAMRPSRAAGRPVRVLFVGRADEPRKGFDVLKEAMRRLDAETPGAFTLDAVGPATARGEVSAAELSAAYAAADVCAVPSRGGESFGLVALEALAHGVPVVASRIRGYADWLDGTGTGRLVTAGDAAALAEALRAVTAYAAAYAACADRAREVASRYDWNRGVERLLRIYEGAPVSNDEG from the coding sequence ATGCGCGTCCTCCTCACGACTCCTTACGATCTTGCGGTTCCCGGAGGGGTAAACCGCCACGCGCTCGATCTGCTTGAAACGCTCCTGCGGAAGGGGATCGAGGTCCGCCTGATCGGGCCGTCATCGGCGGAAACACCCGAAATCGCGAACCCTTCCATCCATCGTATCGGGCGCATCTGGGTTGGCGCGCTCAACGGTGCGCGCAGCCGGGTAACCCTGGACTTGGGTATCGGGACAGAGGTGAAGCGGCTAATCCGCGATTTTCGTCCGGATGTCATTCATCTGCAGGAACCGTTTTTGCCGACGCTGAACACCTTCGCGCTGATCCATGCGGGTGGGGCGCGAACGGTGGGCACGTTTCATACTTATTCTGAAACGAGTCGCGGATACCTGTGGGCGTGGCCGTGGTGCCGGTGGGTCAACCGCCGGCTGGATGCGCGGGTCGCGGTCTCAGCTTCGGCTCGGGAGTTCGCGACACGCTGGCATCCGCGGCCGTTTGCGGTCGTGCCCAACGGTGTGCGGTTGCCTGATGCCGCGGCGATGCGCCCGTCGCGGGCGGCGGGCCGGCCGGTGCGGGTGCTGTTTGTCGGACGCGCCGATGAACCGCGCAAAGGCTTCGATGTGTTGAAAGAGGCGATGCGCCGCCTCGATGCGGAAACCCCGGGAGCGTTCACGCTCGATGCGGTCGGGCCGGCCACGGCGCGCGGTGAAGTCAGTGCGGCCGAGTTGTCGGCGGCGTATGCCGCGGCAGATGTATGCGCGGTTCCGTCGAGAGGTGGCGAGAGTTTCGGGCTGGTAGCGCTGGAGGCGCTGGCTCACGGCGTGCCGGTGGTGGCGTCACGAATCCGTGGATACGCGGACTGGCTTGATGGCACGGGGACGGGGAGGCTGGTGACGGCGGGAGACGCCGCGGCACTGGCGGAGGCATTGCGCGCGGTGACCGCGTATGCGGCGGCGTATGCCGCGTGTGCGGACCGAGCCCGCGAAGTGGCGTCGCGCTACGACTGGAACCGCGGCGTGGAGAGGTTGTTGAGAATTTACGAAGGTGCGCCGGTCTCGAACGACGAAGGTTGA
- a CDS encoding TolC family protein translates to MTFTLRHLPFAICVLMSPLAAQTAESPPVITRPGLSLRDALTASLRDNPALRVNETVIEQRSGFLDQTAGAFDWNTFATVAATENRTPLAPVIPGSTPTAHSHGLTYTAGVSRLLRNGVVLRPNAAVSVDDQVSPVSSAAGRSSVNFEILVPLLRGLGRDSTGAVEAAARGDVKVAKLLYQHALSTQAFNTAVSYWSSRAADDAYLVQRDVERSAARLVESTKVLVDSRIFPPAYLLQAEANLREKRTVRINAELESRSARFTLGQQLGLAPEQIAETPAPNDGFPPVTEAGALTSDAMRTPMIRRALVARADYVASQESLVPLNLLARQAQIDLKPRLDLTVSAGYRGLSNDDNATDPLRERMTGGNGLVGLSLDWPFNNSYQRGLLRERRANIAQVEAQTIQLSQLIAGQVLLALEQVRLRADAVRSAQDTVDLSKRALAAQYEQLKTGDGTILDVISLENISSGARIRYINAHASYATALAQLRFTLGLIFKETGIAGASLSLEDLTTQPAL, encoded by the coding sequence GTGACTTTTACTCTGCGCCACCTCCCGTTTGCGATCTGCGTGCTGATGTCTCCACTGGCCGCCCAGACTGCGGAATCACCGCCCGTAATTACCCGGCCCGGCCTTTCTCTGCGCGATGCACTCACCGCTTCTCTGCGCGACAATCCCGCCCTCCGTGTCAATGAAACCGTGATCGAGCAGCGCTCCGGCTTCCTCGATCAAACCGCCGGCGCCTTTGACTGGAATACGTTCGCCACCGTCGCCGCCACCGAGAACCGCACGCCGCTGGCTCCCGTGATCCCGGGCAGCACCCCGACCGCCCATTCACACGGCCTCACTTATACCGCCGGTGTTTCCCGCCTGTTGCGCAACGGCGTCGTTCTCCGTCCCAATGCCGCCGTCAGCGTGGACGACCAGGTTTCCCCCGTCTCCTCCGCCGCCGGCCGGTCCAGCGTCAACTTTGAGATTCTCGTCCCGCTCCTGCGCGGTCTTGGTCGCGACAGCACTGGCGCCGTGGAGGCCGCCGCCCGCGGCGATGTGAAAGTCGCCAAGCTTCTCTACCAGCACGCACTCTCGACGCAGGCCTTCAACACCGCCGTCAGCTACTGGTCGAGCCGCGCCGCCGACGACGCCTATCTCGTGCAACGCGACGTCGAACGCTCCGCCGCCCGCCTCGTCGAATCGACCAAGGTCCTCGTCGACAGCCGCATCTTTCCGCCTGCCTACCTGTTGCAAGCCGAGGCCAACCTTCGCGAAAAACGCACCGTGCGCATCAACGCGGAACTCGAATCGCGCTCCGCCCGTTTCACGCTCGGCCAGCAACTCGGCCTCGCCCCCGAACAGATCGCCGAGACTCCTGCGCCCAACGATGGGTTTCCTCCGGTCACCGAAGCCGGCGCACTCACCTCGGACGCGATGCGCACGCCGATGATCCGCCGCGCCTTGGTCGCGCGCGCCGATTACGTTGCCTCCCAAGAGAGCCTCGTTCCGCTCAACCTCCTTGCCCGTCAGGCGCAGATCGATCTCAAGCCCCGCCTCGACCTCACCGTCAGCGCCGGCTACCGCGGCCTGAGCAACGATGACAACGCGACCGACCCGCTTCGTGAACGCATGACCGGCGGCAACGGCCTCGTCGGCCTCTCCCTCGACTGGCCTTTTAACAACAGTTACCAGCGCGGCCTGCTGCGTGAACGCCGCGCCAACATCGCCCAAGTCGAAGCCCAGACCATCCAGCTTTCCCAGCTCATCGCCGGCCAGGTGCTTCTCGCCCTCGAACAAGTCCGCCTTCGCGCCGACGCCGTGCGCTCCGCCCAGGACACGGTCGATCTCTCCAAGCGCGCGCTCGCCGCTCAATACGAGCAGCTCAAAACCGGCGACGGCACCATCCTCGATGTCATCAGCCTGGAAAACATCTCCTCCGGCGCCCGCATCCGCTACATCAACGCCCATGCGTCCTACGCCACCGCGCTCGCCCAGCTTCGCTTCACCCTCGGCTTGATCTTCAAGGAAACCGGCATCGCCGGCGCCAGCCTCTCCCTCGAAGACCTCACCACCCAGCCCGCCCTCTGA
- a CDS encoding HlyD family efflux transporter periplasmic adaptor subunit — protein sequence MKHASFLRLSLASVLLAAGLHAADTVSALGRVLPKSGIIDLSGPPGDTVSEILVTEGDWVQPGQPLVRLSSTAGAVNRLKQAEADLTATRASTAKDIEIARARLATVATETKFAQGRYDRIAAARDSEFVSPDQIEDRTLGKQTAELKLAQTTQNLDLAINEAAKTVRAAEADVAAAKAQLAASEVRSPIKARILKIRARAGAPAGGRAELFKIGDTSGMIVVAEVYESDILKVKAGQKAVVTSSALPKKMTGTVIGVSNIVFRNNIESMDPNSTTQGRVVEATIRMDENEPLDRLVFLQVDVSISL from the coding sequence ATGAAACACGCCTCCTTCCTGCGCCTCTCGCTTGCTTCCGTCCTGCTGGCCGCCGGCCTGCACGCCGCCGACACCGTCTCCGCCCTCGGACGGGTCCTCCCCAAATCCGGCATCATCGATCTCTCCGGACCTCCCGGCGACACCGTGTCCGAAATTCTCGTGACCGAGGGCGACTGGGTGCAACCGGGCCAGCCGCTGGTCCGCCTTTCCTCCACCGCCGGTGCCGTCAACCGCCTCAAGCAAGCCGAGGCCGATCTCACCGCCACCCGCGCCAGCACCGCCAAGGATATCGAGATCGCCCGCGCCCGCCTCGCCACCGTCGCCACCGAAACCAAGTTCGCCCAAGGCCGCTACGACCGCATCGCCGCCGCCCGGGACAGCGAATTCGTTTCCCCCGACCAGATAGAGGACCGCACGCTCGGCAAACAGACCGCCGAGTTGAAACTCGCCCAGACCACCCAGAATCTCGACCTCGCTATCAACGAAGCCGCCAAAACCGTGCGTGCCGCCGAGGCCGATGTCGCCGCCGCCAAGGCCCAGCTCGCCGCCTCCGAGGTGCGTTCACCCATCAAGGCCCGCATCCTCAAGATCCGAGCCCGCGCCGGAGCCCCGGCCGGCGGCCGCGCCGAGTTGTTCAAGATCGGCGACACCTCCGGCATGATCGTCGTCGCCGAGGTCTACGAGTCCGACATTCTCAAGGTGAAAGCCGGTCAGAAAGCCGTCGTCACTTCCTCCGCGCTCCCCAAGAAAATGACCGGCACCGTCATCGGCGTGAGCAACATCGTTTTCCGCAATAACATCGAGAGCATGGATCCCAACAGCACCACGCAGGGCCGCGTGGTCGAGGCGACCATCCGCATGGACGAGAACGAGCCGCTCGACCGCCTCGTGTTCCTGCAGGTCGACGTGAGCATCTCGCTCTGA
- a CDS encoding FtsX-like permease family protein, with the protein MRTPLAWLNTIQNKKRTATAVGGICFAVLLIFMQAGFLGAARLNSSLTYRQLDFNLMIVSRGYLMLTRSESIDIYRVIQARSVPGVASVEGLLLEGGRWSNQVSNSSESCFIFGLRPGGHYFLDPALNDSIGLLNERQTVLVDRLARSSYGPWHTGGPAIVNRQELSIRGDYALGMGLLADGSVITSLDTYLRLYGIPQLREYQFGLVRTAPGADVNAVATALREALPRDVLVLTKPDLIEREENYFVNVKPVGVMFQVGMFVAFLVGAVILYQILSSEIANRLREFATLKAMGYTERYIYAVGIRQGLIFSLMGYFPSLILSFGLYRLLRALSSFPVYMDLTRALFVLGLTLAMCAIAAVFALGKIKRADPADLF; encoded by the coding sequence ATGCGCACGCCCCTGGCTTGGTTAAACACCATCCAGAATAAAAAGCGCACCGCCACCGCGGTGGGCGGCATCTGCTTTGCCGTTCTCCTCATCTTCATGCAGGCCGGCTTCCTCGGCGCCGCGCGGCTCAACTCCTCGCTCACCTACCGCCAGCTGGACTTCAATCTGATGATCGTCTCGCGCGGTTACCTGATGCTCACGCGCAGCGAGTCGATCGACATCTACCGCGTGATCCAGGCCCGCAGTGTCCCCGGCGTGGCTTCGGTCGAAGGCCTGCTCCTCGAAGGCGGACGATGGAGCAACCAGGTCTCCAACTCCTCGGAGTCCTGCTTCATCTTCGGTCTGCGTCCCGGCGGTCACTACTTCCTCGATCCCGCCCTCAACGACTCGATCGGCCTCCTCAACGAACGCCAGACCGTGCTCGTCGACCGGCTCGCCCGCTCCAGCTACGGGCCGTGGCACACCGGCGGCCCCGCCATCGTCAACCGTCAGGAACTTTCCATTCGCGGCGATTACGCCCTCGGCATGGGCCTGCTCGCCGACGGCAGCGTGATCACCAGCCTCGATACTTACCTGCGGCTCTACGGCATTCCCCAGTTGCGCGAATATCAATTCGGTCTCGTCCGCACCGCTCCCGGTGCCGACGTCAACGCCGTCGCTACTGCACTCCGCGAGGCCCTGCCCCGCGATGTGCTCGTGCTGACCAAGCCCGATCTCATCGAGCGCGAGGAAAACTATTTCGTGAACGTGAAGCCCGTCGGCGTCATGTTTCAGGTCGGCATGTTCGTGGCCTTTCTCGTCGGCGCTGTCATCCTGTATCAGATCCTCTCCAGCGAAATCGCCAACCGCCTTCGCGAATTCGCAACGCTCAAAGCCATGGGCTACACCGAGCGTTACATCTACGCGGTCGGCATCCGTCAGGGTCTGATCTTTTCACTGATGGGTTACTTCCCGTCGCTGATCCTGTCGTTCGGTCTCTACCGTTTGCTGCGCGCCTTGTCGTCCTTCCCTGTTTACATGGATCTCACGCGCGCGTTGTTCGTCCTCGGTCTCACCCTCGCGATGTGCGCCATCGCCGCGGTCTTCGCCCTCGGCAAGATCAAGCGCGCCGATCCGGCCGATCTGTTCTGA
- a CDS encoding FtsX-like permease family protein codes for MRFLRPLPIAWNMLIDKPSRLALSVMAVAFSVVIMFMELGFFNGSNDSAANLPPHFDCDLILSHKEKNHLKTGEEFPIDWIYKARDVAGVAASVPLYSGADYWWNPQDGSRNRVFTLGVNLDDPMFTTAIIAANRRALQKPGAVIYDRLSRHELGQVESGTTTTLGRIKVTVVGLCELGPNFSYEGHVIMSADTFLLMQNQPRDVIDLGLIRVQPGADVNEVRQRLLAALPPQALLLTPAEINTREIRVTTQRSPAGIVFGIGLVVGFAIGVIICYQILFNEVNDHLPQFATLKAMGHPPRFISGIVLHEAVLMALAGFIPGLIAGFGLYMLIEHFTQIRMFLTPGRVLLIFVLTSGMCLLAGHLALKKVHSTDPADLF; via the coding sequence ATGCGTTTCCTGCGTCCATTGCCCATCGCCTGGAACATGCTGATCGACAAGCCGTCGCGTCTCGCCCTGTCCGTCATGGCCGTGGCGTTTTCGGTAGTGATCATGTTTATGGAGCTCGGTTTTTTCAACGGCTCCAACGACAGCGCCGCCAACCTGCCGCCCCACTTCGACTGCGACCTCATCCTCTCGCACAAAGAGAAAAACCATCTCAAGACCGGCGAAGAATTCCCCATCGACTGGATCTACAAGGCCCGCGATGTCGCCGGCGTCGCCGCCTCCGTCCCGCTTTATAGCGGCGCCGATTACTGGTGGAACCCGCAGGACGGTTCCCGCAACCGTGTCTTCACGCTTGGCGTCAACCTCGACGATCCGATGTTCACCACCGCGATCATCGCCGCCAACCGTAGAGCCCTTCAGAAACCCGGCGCGGTCATCTACGACCGCCTTTCCCGTCACGAACTCGGCCAGGTGGAAAGCGGCACGACCACCACGCTCGGGAGGATCAAGGTCACGGTCGTCGGACTCTGCGAACTCGGGCCCAACTTCAGCTACGAGGGGCACGTTATCATGAGCGCCGATACGTTTCTGCTCATGCAAAACCAGCCTCGTGACGTGATCGATCTCGGCCTGATCCGCGTCCAGCCCGGCGCCGATGTAAACGAGGTCCGCCAGCGTCTGCTCGCCGCGCTTCCGCCCCAGGCATTGCTACTCACTCCGGCCGAGATCAACACCCGCGAGATCCGCGTCACCACCCAACGAAGCCCCGCCGGCATCGTCTTCGGCATCGGCCTGGTCGTCGGCTTCGCCATCGGCGTGATCATCTGCTACCAGATTTTGTTTAACGAGGTGAACGATCACCTCCCCCAGTTCGCCACGCTCAAGGCCATGGGCCACCCGCCCCGTTTCATCAGCGGCATCGTCCTCCACGAGGCCGTGCTGATGGCGCTGGCCGGTTTTATTCCCGGGCTCATCGCCGGCTTCGGCCTCTACATGCTCATCGAGCACTTCACCCAGATTCGCATGTTCCTCACCCCGGGCCGCGTGTTGTTAATCTTCGTGCTCACGAGCGGCATGTGCCTGCTCGCCGGCCACCTCGCCCTCAAGAAAGTCCACTCCACCGATCCTGCGGATCTCTTCTGA